Proteins encoded in a region of the Trypanosoma brucei gambiense DAL972 chromosome 11, complete sequence genome:
- a CDS encoding protein kinase, putative, whose product MGMATRSPSPRTVHSGQRQEEGNWVASVPGERTQLGTLDHVKLHPIDHCSPDIPISPPHTSAADVNDVPLAEVVHGGGFGETNIAADIGGCARLVEPATFCVACEDRQSTTLLLAHNQNALDHQKQQQPVDGEGQCPLTAHDGPSRGRLRFGLRSLRVVTEESGTTARRFLRLRRPQVGAEERAEQSIGPGDRHFAPEEGEHPLQEKTNSQFDTQPLPPMHTSVTTDGSSRTNEKVEHPGGTVQHQRTTRMAEAVNASFNGPTPSLSVCKLGKSLGSGVLLSPTPTTPILKRNNGAASRKRHSKVNVFLPHSPVPIDFSSVTTHVESKYEVGKKISEGTYGEVYIGRCRTTGEYVALKRLKVLEGLEGFPITSLREVIALQHINNERQNIAVRNGNASGSNRAKMDAIDEVVRLRDVLLSSTHNDIYLVFPYASCSLAGLMHRRFPFSEQEIAYIFRKVITAVKKLHEMGIIHRDVKADNVLINRDGSVQLGDFGLCAFEGCGTRALTPSLINLNYRPPEMLLGAVAYNAKVDIWSIGCFLSQMFLRVPPFACVRPKAEFDGAGAGNAKVDPHPKEPQQKQKLKQQGYRVRAETELEQLSLITEVLGPLGGDLDEAFPPAQCRNVSLLREVRASLTSCNSQSALRASMASLFEPSHLYSQYRGFRSWFIATAERRRRSPTYPAPSPECLDVLTAIFQLDPRKRPTAAQLLEMPFFDLSRAVSSPARRSYAAYTYAEVEGEKAELLIREEMAEKLQRYEGSHLLPYPSAA is encoded by the coding sequence ATGGGTATGGCAACACGTTCGCCTTCGCCACGGACAGTTCACTCCGGACAGCGgcaggaggaagggaattgGGTGGCGTCTGTTCCCGGGGAGAGAACTCAACTAGGGACATTGGATCACGTGAAGCTCCACCCAATTGATCACTGCTCTCCCGATATCCCCATATCGCCGCCTCACACCTCAGCCGCTGATGTGAATGATGTACCTTTAGCGGAGGTTGTTCACGGTGGGGGCTTCGGTGAAACTAATATTGCCGCCGATATTGGAGGTTGTGCTCGCTTAGTTGAGCCTGCAACTTTTTGTGTGGCCTGCGAAGACCGCCAAAGTACCACCCTTTTGTTAGCTCACAACCAGAACGCTTTGGACCAccaaaagcaacagcaacccGTGGATGGTGAGGGACAGTGCCCACTCACCGCGCACGACGGGCCATCACGAGGCAGGTTGCGATTTGGTTTGCGTTCGTTGAGGGTTGTAACCGAAGAAAGTGGCACGACGGCGAGGCGGTTCTTGAGACTTAGAAGACCACAAGTAGGTGCCGAGGAGCGGGCTGAACAGTCCATAGGTCCAGGAGACAGACATTTCGCTCCAGAAGAGGGAGAACATCCCcttcaagaaaaaacaaattcacAATTCGACACCCAGCCCCTTCCCCCTATGCACACCAGCGTAACTACAGACGGATCATCCCGCACCAACGAAAAGGTGGAGCATCCCGGTGGTACTGTGCAACACCAGCGCACGACACGGATGGCGGAGGCAGTAAATGCAAGCTTCAATGGCCCCACTCCGTCGCTTTCGGTGTGTAAATTGGGAAAGTCTTTGGGATCTGGTGTACTGCTCTCACCAACACCTACGACCCCAATATTGAAGAGAAATAATGGTGCGGCCAGCCGAAAGCGTCACAGCAAGGTGAATGTATTTCTGCCACATAGTCCCGTTCCCATCGACTTCAGTTCGGTTACCACACATGTGGAGTCAAAGTACGAAGTTGGGAAAAAGATAAGTGAGGGCACGTACGGTGAAGTATACATTGGTCGTTGCCGAACTACGGGTGAGTATGTTGCGTTGAAGCGACTTAAAGTTTTAGAGGGGCTGGAGGGGTTTCCCATCACGTCTCTGCGAGAAGTGATCGCCCTTCAGCACATTAACAACGAGCGCCAAAACATTGCAGTACGTAACGGAAACGCAAGCGGCAGCAACCGTGCCAAAATGGACGCCATAGATGAAGTAGTTAGACTCCGTGACGTTTTACTGTCGAGCACCCACAACGATATATATCTTGTGTTCCCTTACGCGTCTTGCAGTTTGGCTGGGCTAATGCACCGCCGATTTCCATTCAGTGAGCAAGAGATTGCGTATATTTTCCGGAAAGTTATCACTGCTGTGAAAAAGTTGCATGAAATGGGTATCATCCACCGTGATGTCAAGGCTGACAATGTGCTCATTAATAGGGATGGCAGCGTCCAGCTTGGGGACTTCGGTTTGTGCGCCTTTGAGGGATGCGGCACGCGTGCCTTAACTCCCAGTCTTATTAACCTTAACTATCGCCCGCCTGAGATGTTACTCGGTGCTGTCGCATATAACGCAAAGGTTGATATATGGTCTATTGGCTGCTTTCTAAGCCAAATGTTTCTGCGTGTACCGCCATTTGCCTGCGTTCGGCCGAAAGCAGAATTCGACGGAGCGGGCGCTGGCAACGCAAAGGTGGACCCGCATCCCAAAGAGCCGCAGCAAAAACAGAAGTTAAAACAGCAGGGGTATAGGGTGCGAGCGGAAACAGAACTGGAGCAACTATCTCTTATAACAGAGGTGTTGGGCCCGCTTGGCGGTGACCTTGATGAAGCTTTCCCACCGGCGCAGTGTCGAAACGTGTCGCTATTACGTGAGGTACGCGCATCTCTAACTAGCTGTAACTCACAATCAGCGTTAAGGGCGTCTATGGCTTCTCTTTTTGAACCAAGCCATCTTTACTCTCAGTACAGGGGCTTCCGCTCGTGGTTCATCGCCACTGCTGAGCGCCGCCGTCGTTCCCCAACTTATCCAGCGCCGTCGCCGGAGTGTCTCGACGTGCTCACTGCAATATTTCAGCTGGATCCGCGGAAACGGCCGACGGCGGCCCAATTGCTGGAAATGCCTTTCTTTGACCTTAGCCGCGCGGTGTCGTCTCCCGCCCGACGGTCGTATGCTGCTTATACTTACGCTGAAGTTGAGGGAGAGAAGGCGGAGCTGTTAAtaagagaagaaatggcTGAGAAATTACAGAGGTACGAGGGCAGTCACCTTTTGCCTTATCCAAGCGCTGCGTAA